GATCGCCAATCGTCCAGACTGGACGCTCTCACGCCAGCGCCAGTGGGGCGTGCCCATGGCGTTTTTCGTGCACAAGGAAACCGGCCAGTTGCATCCGCGCACGGTTGAACTGCTTGAACAGATTGCACAGCGCGTCGAAAAGCAGGGTATTGAAGCGTGGCAGGCGCTGGATCCGGCAGAACTGCTGGGCGAAGACGCCGTGCATTACGAGAAAAACCGCGACACGCTGGACGTCTGGTTCGATTCAGGTACCACCCATTTTACGGTCCTGGGCGGCAAGGACAATGCCACCACCGGTTCGCATTCCGATACGCTGCGCTGGCCGGCCGACTTGTACCTGGAAGGATCGGATCAGCATCGTGGCTGGTTCCATTCGTCGCTGTTGACTTCCTCCATGCTGTTTGGCGAGCCACCCTACCGCAACCTGCTGACCCACGGCTTCGTCGTCGACGGTCAGGGACGCAAGATGAGCAAGTCGATGGGCAATGTGATTGCTCCGCAGAAAGTATCCGACTCGCTGGGTGCCGAAATCATCAGACTGTGGACCGCTTCTACCGATTATTCGGGTGAATTGTCCATTTCCGACCAGATCCTCAAGCGCGTGGTCGAAGGTTACCGCCGTATCCGCAACACCGTGTGTTTCCTGCTGGGCAATCTGAATGATTTCGATGCCGCAAAAGATATGGTGGAAACCAGCCAGTTGTTCGAAGTTGACCAATATGCGCTGGCGCTGACGCTGGATATGCAAAATGAAGTGACCGCCTATTACGACGAATTCAATTTCCATCCGGCCATGGCGCGCCTGCAGATTTTCTGTTCGGAAGATCTGGGTTCGTTCTATCTGGACACGCTCAAGGATCGCCTGTATGTCACTGATCGCAATAGCCTGGCACGGCGCTCGGCGCAAACAGCCCTGTTGCACATCACGCTGAGCCTGCTCAAGCTGCTGGCGCCGGTGCTGTCTTTTACAGCCGAAGAGGCCTGGCAGGAACTGCAGAAATCAACGCTGAAAAACACTGACAGCGCAAGCACCGTCACGATCTTTACCGAAGTATTCCACACTCTGCCCGAAGTGGCTGATCACGCAGCATTAAGTAAAAAGTGGCAACGCATCCTGCAGATTCGCGCCGATCTGAACAAGCAACTGGAAGACGTGCGCAGCGCCGGCCGGATCGGTTCAGCGCTGCAGGCCGAGGTTGACGTGTTCGCCGACGGACTGGATCTGGAATATCTGCAAAGCCTGAACGATGATCTGCGCTTTGTATTTATCGTGTCACGTGCAACGGTACATGCCGGCGCACCGGGCGAAGGTGTCAATTTCACAATCACGCCATCCGAGCATCGCAAGTGCGAACGGTGCTGGCATTATCGCGAAGAAGTGGGCACCATTGCCGACCATCCGGATATTTGCTCACGCTGTGACGATAATCTGCATCACGGTGGCGAGGACAGGCACTATGCATAAGGCAGTACAGCCGGCGGCACGCGTTATACCGTATATGATGTGGATTGCGCTGGCATTGGTGCTGCTCGCCGCAGACCAAATCAGCAAACAGTACTTTGAGCAGAATTTCGAGTATCTGCAACGCGTGAATGTGCTGCCGTTCTTCGATTTCATTCTGATCTACAATCAGGGTGCAGCCTTCAGCATGCTGGCAGACGGCGCTGGCTGGCAGCGCTGGTTTTTCATGGCGCTGGGCCTGGCCGCGTCGGCGTTCATTCTGTATCTGCTGCGCAAGCACCGCGAGCAGCCGCTTTTCTGCCTGGCGCTGGCGCTGATACTGGCCGGGGCCATCGGCAACGTCATAGACAGAACGCTCTACGGGCATGTCATTGATTTTCTGCTGTTTTACTGGAACGACGCCTATTTCCCGGCGTTCAATCTGGCCGACACGTTTATTACCATCGGGGCCGTACTGCTGGTCCTGGATGAACTGCTGCGCTATCTGCGCAACAAAAGGGAGCAACAGACATGAGTCCGCTTTCCGGCAAGCGTATCCTGATCGGCGTCACCGGCGGCATCGCCTGCTACAAGGCGGCTGAACTGGTGCGCCGGCTGCAGGATCACGGCGCGACCATCACGGTTGCCATGACGCATGCGGCAACCCAGTTCGTCACACCCACAACATTCCAGGCGCTCTCCGGCAATCCGGTGTATACCGAAACGCTGGACGAGCGCATGGAAAACAGCATGGCGCACATCAATCTGAGTCGCCAGGCCGATCTGATTCTGGTCGTACCGGGCAGCGCCGATTTCATGGCCAAACTGGCTCATGGCCTGGCAGACGATTTGCTCTCGACGGTGTGTCTGGCGCGCGGGATGTGCCCGCTGGTGGTGGTGCCTGCCATGAATCGGGAAATGTGGGGCCATCCGGCAACGCAACGCAATGCGGCGCAACTGCGCAATGACGGCGTCAGGCTCTGGGGACCGGCCAGCGGCTCGCAGGCCTGTGGCGAGGTGGGCGATGGACGCATGCTGGAACCGGAGCAGATTGTTTTTGAAACGCACGCTTTCTTCCAGAGCAAAGCACTTGCCGGCAAAAACATTCTGGTGACCGCGGGACCGACACAGGAAGATATTGATCCGGTTCGCTTTATCAGCAACCGGTCCTCGGGAAAAATGGGTTACGCCATTGCCCGCGCTGCCTGGGAAGCCGGTGCGCGCGTGACGCTGGTCTCCGGCCCCACTGCGCTGGATGCGCCTTACGGCGTTGATCGCATCAATGTAAAAACAGCCCGGCAAATGCATGCCCACGTCATGCAACTGGCGCCGGAGCAGGACATCTTTATCTCGGTAGCGGCTGTAGCAGACTGGCGGGTCAGCAATACGCAAGCCCAGAAAGTTAAAAAAACCGGTGCCCAAAGTGGCCTGGACCTGACGCTGACCGAAAATCCGGATATTCTGCTGAAGTGGCCGCCCTGGCCCAGGCCCATGGTGTGTTGGTTTTGCCGCTGAAACCGAAAACCTGCACGACTATGCCGAAGCCAAGCGCAAACGAAAAAAAATACCCCTGCTGGTCGGCAATCTGGCTCAGGAAACCATGGAGTCGGATCAGTCCCGCATGGTGCTGTTCGACGATCAGGGTAGCCACCCCCTGCCCGTACTGGATAAGCTGGATGCCGCGCGGCGACTGATCGCAGAAATCGCCAACCGCACCCTCAGATCCAACACCTCCACACGCCCTTGATCGCCGGCCCAGGCCGCCTCATCCCGATCACCGATGCAACCCTATATTGATCAGATTCTGGCATTTATCACCCTGCATCAACACTGGGCCGGGCCGGTAATCGGCCTGGTGTCTTTCGGAGAATCACTGCTGATCGTTGGCTTATTCGTTCCGGCGACCGTCATCTTGCCGCTGACAGGGATATTGATTGCCAATGGTACGCTCCACTTTACCGACGTACTGCTATGGGGAATCGCGGGCGCATCCTGGGTGATGCCGTTTCCTACTGGATTGGCAACGCCTACGGCCCCGCCCTGCTTAAAAGCGGCGCCCTGCGCAAACGCCGGCGCTCGGTCGCACGGGCCCGTCTGCTGTTTTACCGATATGGCTTTCTGGCGGTATTTGCAGGTCGCTTCATGGGCGCATTCCGCTCGCTTATCCCCGGCATGGCTGGCATAATGAAGATGCCACAGGGGCGATTTCAGCTGGCCAATGTGCTTTCCGGGGCGATCTGGTTCCCATGGCTGCTGTTGCCCGGGTATCTTGGCGTGCGTGGAGCCGATGCGCTGGGCGCAACAGGCAGCGCCGCCATCCTAGCAATACTGGCAGTGGTGTGTATCATCGCTATCGTTTCAAGGCGAAAGCGGGCTGGACGTCAGCCGTGAAAAATCCGTGACGCCGGCGCAGCAAAACGCAGCTATCCACGCAGTGACAGCCAATGGAGCGCAACAATGAATATGGACTACCGCGAACCCAGAAATGGCGACTTTGCCAGTTATGTAGAAGAACTGAGTCGCCATTTTGATATGAAGGAACAGGCAGTGAACCCGGACTTTTCCTCGGGCTTTCCCTCTCAGCTGGTTGATACAAAAGCACGGGGCAATAGCAAAGCGACGCCAGCCGGCACGCCACGCAGCACCGCCGCCGGGACGGCAACGGTTGGGAGTGGCCAGGCGGATATCGGCTTTCCCGTGCCACCTAGCGGCAAGCAGCACACCGGATTTGAAACCCGGCCGGCTGCATCTGCAAAGAAAAAGAGCTCGTCTTTTCCCTTTGCCCTGGTGGCAGGATTGATTGCCGTGGCCGTTTTTATCCTGGCCAACAACGCCGGCCCTGGTAACGGCCTGGACATGGACGGCGTGGGTGGACCGCTGATCTTCATTCTGGTCATTCTGTTTATTATTTTCAGGCGGATCCGCAATGCCGCCAAACGATTTCCCACTTCAGTCAAAACCAAGAAACAAACATGAAACTTGATGTCAAAATTTTAGATGAACGCATGCGCGACCAGTTGCCAACCTATGCCACTACCGGCTCGGCCGGACTGGATTTGCGTGCCTGCGTCGACCAGGAGCAAACCCTGGCGCCCGGCGCCTCGCTGCTGGTGCCTACGGGCATTTCCATTTATTTGCAGGATCCTGGCTATGCCGCCATGATTTTGCCGCGCTCGGGCCTGGGACATAAAAGCGGTATCGTGCTGGGTAATCTGGTCGGACTGATCGACGCCGACTATCAGGGCCCCCTGATGGTCTCCGTCTGGAACCGCAGCCAGACGCCTTTTGTTTTAAAACCCATGGAGCGCATCGCGCAACTGGTCGTCGTACCCGTCATGCAAGTGTCGTTCAATGTCGTTGAGCAATTTACACAAAGCGAACGCGGCACAGGCGGTTTTGGCAGTACCGGCAGCCACTGACACGGCTGCAGCATCGGTCGGCACCGTATGATGTCCATCGCATTCCAGAGCACGGGGCCTGGCAACCGGTACCCGTAAAACAGCTGGAGCGGTTAGCTCATACGACGCCGGTCCCCTTTATTTTCCAGGAAAAAGTAATGAATCAGACAAAACGAACGCTGTTAAAAAGCGCACTGGCCACCCTGATGGGTGCCGCCCTGCTGCAACCGGTCTTGGCTCAGGAAAAATCGTATCCGAGCAAGCCAATTACCTTTGTTGTGCCCTATTCTCCCGGCGGCCCGCTCGATGGCGTGGCGCGTCTGCTGGCTGAACATGCGGGCAAGACGCTGAAACAAACCATTATTGTGGAAAATAAACCAGGCGCGGGCGGCAATATCGGTGCAAGCATGGTCGCTCGCGCCAAGCCCGATGGCTATTCCATCGTCATGGGCGCGGTCGCGACACACGCGATCAACCCGTGGCTGTACAAAAGCCTGAATTACGATCCGGTGAAGGATTTCGAACCCGTATTGCTGGTATCCGAAGTACCCAATGTGCTGGTGGTCAGTACGGCATTCTCGGACAAAAACAATATCAAGGATGTTGCGTCACTGCTTGAATTTGCCAAAAAAAATCCCGGCAAGCTCAATTACGCCTCGGGCGGCAACGGCAGTGCGGGCCACCTTGCCGGCGAACTACTCAAGCAGCGCACTGGCATTGATGCTGTGCATGTTCCCTATCAGGCGCCAGCCCCGCCAAACTCTCGCTGCTCTCGGACCAGACCCAGTTTATGTTCGATAACCTGGCCTCTGCCCTGCCCCTGGTCAATGACGGCAAGGTGCGCGCCCTGGCGCTGACCACCAAAGCCACATCAAACATCATGAAAGCTGTGCCTACCATGGAAGCCTCTGGCATCAAGGATTTTGATATCAGCACATGGTTCGGTATTTTTGCCACTGGCGGTACGCCCGATGCTGTCGTCAACACCTTGCACCAGGCCTTTGCCGCCGCCATGCAGGACGAAGCCGTCAAGAAACAACTGCTGACCATGGGCTCGGATACCAAGCCATCCTCTCCCGAGGAGTTTGCTGCGAAGGTCAAAAGTGAAATGGCAAAATACAAGGAGATCGTTAAAATCTCCGGTGCCACCGCACAGTAATGCAAGAATGCCTGGCTTGCAAACATAAAGCGCCGCAGCTGTCACGATCGCAGCAGGCGCAATCGCAACAGGCACCACGGCAATTATCACCTGGCATCACACTTGCAATTAGAGCGGTGTGATGCCAGTTTGCTTTGCGGCCCTGGCAAAAAAAGACCGCATCCTGTTTTTGCACAAAGATGCGGTCCCTCTCTCATACCTGTACAGGCTCAATGGCTTATGCGCGCCTTACCGCACAGCCATATCCTGCATTATTATTCTGCAGCATACTGGAAGCGGCCGTCCTCGATTTTTCCCATGACACGGGCGCGGTTATCAAAGCCCTGGTGATCCTTGGCAGAAATATTCAGCACGCCATTGGGTACGGTGAGCTCTTTGGTCGATTCAATGGCGTCACGCAAGGCACTGCGAAACTGCGGTGTGCCCGGCTGGACTTTGTGCTGCAGCGCCTGCTTCACGGCATTGTCCAGTACCATATACGCCCCCCAGGCGTCGCCAGCAAACTGCGTGGCTGAATTGGCGCCGTATTTGGCTTCATATTTCTCTGTAAATTCGCTGGCCACTTTCTTGACCGGATTGGTATCGGGCAAGCCTTTGGCGACCACACCCGGACCGGTAGGGAACAAGGTGCCTTCTACATCCTTGCCGCCCACTTGCAAGAACTCCAGCGTACCAATGCCGTGAGTCTGATAGATCACTCCTTTGTAGCCACGTTGCTTGAGCGTTTTTCCAGGAAGCACGGCAGGCGTACCGGAACCGGCAATCAGGATAGCGTCGGGCTTGGCTGCCATCAGCTTGAGCACCTGTCCGGTAACCGACGGGTCGGTCCGCTGATACGACTCGCGAGCAACCACATCCACCTTGCCGGCTGCCAGGTTGGAAAACTCCTTCCACCAGTTTTCTCCGTAAGAGTCGGCATAACCGATAAAGGCGATTTTCTTGAAGCCTTTCCTGACCATGTCTTCGACCAGCACCTGGGCCATCAGGCTGTCATTCTGCGGCATCTTGAAGGCCCAGTGGCGACCCGGATCATCGGGCGGCGTCACAATGGCGGCTGATGCCGCCAGGGCGATCATGGGCGTCTTCGTTTCCTTCAGCACATCCAGAATTGCCAGGGCAGCCGCAGTCGTATTGGGTCCCACCAGAATATCGATTTTGTCTTCGGAGGTCAGCTTGCGGGCATTGCGCACTGCTTTGCTCACATCGGTGCCATCATCAAGCACGATATATTTGGCGGGCTCGCCGCCCAGCGTTTTGGGCCACAGGTCAATCGCATTGCGCGACTGAATGCCAATGGCCGCCGCCGGGCCGGTGGTCGAAAGGGTAATGCCCACAGTCACATCCGCAAAAGCCAGTGGCGTAAGAGTTGCGGCAAGCAGGCCGGCACAAATGGTAGTCTTCAATTTCATGGATAAACCTCTGGAGAAACAATGTATCTTGCGCCGCCTCAGGGTTATGCAACAGCTCGCCCCCCGACAGAACACTGCAAGAAGTGGCCGCATTCTAACCCGAATGACAGCCCAGCGACTGAATCTGGCGCCATCGGTCGCTCGCACCTGGGTACGGCCATCGATGGCCCCCGCAATCACATCGGACAATAGAGCGAGCGCCTGCGACTGGCTATGCACCAATGCATCGACGCCGCTGCCGGCCTGAACCTGGATCCTGGTCTGGCAAACACGGGATCGATTGTGCCCCCATGCGCACCGGTTGATGCGCCAGGTGGCGTCAATCACCGCTGCTTTGTTCAGAATCATATCAAAGCGATGAAAAGTGGTCTGAATCAACCAGACCGGCAGCTTCTGTTCACTGCCGGTAATACCCTGAATATTGATGGCCCCAAGACGGCTCACCAGATTGGCCGATAGGGTTTTCTGGATTTCATCCTGCAATGAACCCGCCCAGCGCGAGCCATTGAGAGGAACCACGGCCGACGAATCGGTTGAACTGCGAATCATCAATTGCGG
Above is a window of Advenella kashmirensis WT001 DNA encoding:
- a CDS encoding DedA family protein, which produces MGNRGRILGDAVSYWIGNAYGPALLKSGALRKRRRSVARARLLFYRYGFLAVFAGRFMGAFRSLIPGMAGIMKMPQGRFQLANVLSGAIWFPWLLLPGYLGVRGADALGATGSAAILAILAVVCIIAIVSRRKRAGRQP
- a CDS encoding ABC transporter substrate-binding protein, giving the protein MKLKTTICAGLLAATLTPLAFADVTVGITLSTTGPAAAIGIQSRNAIDLWPKTLGGEPAKYIVLDDGTDVSKAVRNARKLTSEDKIDILVGPNTTAAALAILDVLKETKTPMIALAASAAIVTPPDDPGRHWAFKMPQNDSLMAQVLVEDMVRKGFKKIAFIGYADSYGENWWKEFSNLAAGKVDVVARESYQRTDPSVTGQVLKLMAAKPDAILIAGSGTPAVLPGKTLKQRGYKGVIYQTHGIGTLEFLQVGGKDVEGTLFPTGPGVVAKGLPDTNPVKKVASEFTEKYEAKYGANSATQFAGDAWGAYMVLDNAVKQALQHKVQPGTPQFRSALRDAIESTKELTVPNGVLNISAKDHQGFDNRARVMGKIEDGRFQYAAE
- the dut gene encoding dUTP diphosphatase; translated protein: MKLDVKILDERMRDQLPTYATTGSAGLDLRACVDQEQTLAPGASLLVPTGISIYLQDPGYAAMILPRSGLGHKSGIVLGNLVGLIDADYQGPLMVSVWNRSQTPFVLKPMERIAQLVVVPVMQVSFNVVEQFTQSERGTGGFGSTGSH
- the lspA gene encoding signal peptidase II, with translation MHKAVQPAARVIPYMMWIALALVLLAADQISKQYFEQNFEYLQRVNVLPFFDFILIYNQGAAFSMLADGAGWQRWFFMALGLAASAFILYLLRKHREQPLFCLALALILAGAIGNVIDRTLYGHVIDFLLFYWNDAYFPAFNLADTFITIGAVLLVLDELLRYLRNKREQQT
- the ileS gene encoding isoleucine--tRNA ligase, with the protein product MDYKNTLNLPETPFPMRGNLPKREPGWVLEWEEKKVYQAIRKACAGRPAYILHDGPPYANGDIHIGHAVNKILKDIILKSRTMAGFDAPYVPGWDCHGMPIEIQIEKKYGKNLPVAEVQSKARAYALEQIDRQRADFKRLGVLGDWENPYLTMNYGNEANELRALARIMEKGYVFRGLKPVNWCFDCGSALAEAEVEYADRKDPAIDVAFPFAQKDKLAAAFGRDSVEDGAVVIWTTTPWTIPSNQALNVHPEVVYALVRLNEPLPTGPLLLLAKDRVQACLEHWQLQGSVIAECTGQALDHIAFRHPLATADAGYDRLSPVYLGDYVTVDTGTGIVHSAPAYGVEDFQSCKANGMPDADIISPVMGDGKYVPSLPLFGGKTIWEANPDIVKAMQDAGTLLHVESLKHSYMHCWRHKTPIIYRATSQWFAGMDRQPNDHTGTLREKALAGIDATGFYPAWGRARLHAMIANRPDWTLSRQRQWGVPMAFFVHKETGQLHPRTVELLEQIAQRVEKQGIEAWQALDPAELLGEDAVHYEKNRDTLDVWFDSGTTHFTVLGGKDNATTGSHSDTLRWPADLYLEGSDQHRGWFHSSLLTSSMLFGEPPYRNLLTHGFVVDGQGRKMSKSMGNVIAPQKVSDSLGAEIIRLWTASTDYSGELSISDQILKRVVEGYRRIRNTVCFLLGNLNDFDAAKDMVETSQLFEVDQYALALTLDMQNEVTAYYDEFNFHPAMARLQIFCSEDLGSFYLDTLKDRLYVTDRNSLARRSAQTALLHITLSLLKLLAPVLSFTAEEAWQELQKSTLKNTDSASTVTIFTEVFHTLPEVADHAALSKKWQRILQIRADLNKQLEDVRSAGRIGSALQAEVDVFADGLDLEYLQSLNDDLRFVFIVSRATVHAGAPGEGVNFTITPSEHRKCERCWHYREEVGTIADHPDICSRCDDNLHHGGEDRHYA